From the genome of Malus sylvestris chromosome 13, drMalSylv7.2, whole genome shotgun sequence:
TGCATAAGCAAGTTTGCAAATTTGGCTTCTTCATTGTTCATTTCTACATCCACAATTGCAAGGCTTACTTGGTATTGTGCCATCTGCATTGACAAGCTACGCCTTCTTCTATCAcccattgatgagatattgatgaTGTTGAAGGTTTGCGTTTCATGTGTGTAGGTTTGTGTTTCTtgtgttttgtatgtatttGGTATGTGTTTCGTGTGTGTCATGTGTTTCACATGTTTGGTGCgttatacatctctatcatgtgttttgtatgtgcTTCATATCTGTTATGTGTGTCTTGTGTGTTTCATGTATTTTGAgtttatacatctctatcatgattttcatattcttccatAGTGTTTCATAAGTTTCATGTAtcaatttagtgatttttcaacatttatcggaatttaaatatttttaggttaaaatgttcataaaattaatttaggataatttacattttttttataaaaaaaaaagttaatttaaaaaaaaatagcctaaattcattctttaataatctaggctaaaattttaggccataagggttggagcagaagaACTGTTTCTAAGTTAAAACCTATATTGtttgggctaaaaattttaggttttagaccaagggttggagatggtcttagaagAGTTTTCTTCCAGTTAGAAATCAGTTCTTGCATTTATAGGACATGTTAAAAGCTCACGTACCTCAACTAGTTGGAGCTACTAATTGATGAACTGGATTATTTAGGTTTCCTTCAGCTACCTAATGCTACTCCTTGCTCAGATGTGGACTTTTTATACAGATGGAAATAGAGAGGATTACAGTTTCGGTTTTGTATACAGAGAAAAAATGGCGCTGCTTTGTAATTTCTGTTTTCATGACACTATCTCCAGGGCCTCTCTTGATTGTCCAAGCATATTGAATACTGTTGCTGCAATGTGTGAAGGGGTGAGTCCGGCTTCGGCCAATTGATCAACAGGGGAACCGTGGTCAATGTACCGGTCAGGAAGAACAATCGGTCTCCACTACAAGTTATAGACATCAATGTGAGTTTTTCAGGAATTTGAGTATAATGTTAATGCAAGTCATTGAGACATCATACTAAGTATGTCGTAACAAACGACACATTCATACCTTGAGTTTTCCATCAAGAAGGCCATCGAGGGCCAGGAAATGAGCAACGTGAGAACCAAACCCTCCGATGGATCCTTCTTCGACGGTAATCAAAATCTCATGTGACTTCGCAAGGCTTCGAATGAGAGCTCGGTCCAGTGGTTTGCAAAATCGTGCATCAGCAACTGTTAGGCGCAAACCATGGGATTCCACCAAAGAAGAGGCAGCCAAACAGCTCTGTACTGCTGCTCCGTAACCCAAAAGTGCAACTCTTTCCCCTTCGATCAATATTCTTCCCTTTCCTACCTGTAGGCAAATTGCCAAACATTCAATTATCTTGTAAGTATTGAGACATATgtttgctatatatatatatatagtagtaGAGACTGCTGAAAGTCACCTCGAGAGGAGTGCCTTTATTCCCTAGTGGCAGCTCAACGCCAACACCATTTCCTCTTGGGTATCGGAAACAACTTGGCCGGTCATCTATGGCAGCAGCAGTGGCTACCATATGGAAAAGCTCTGCCTCATCAGAAGGGGCCATCACTACCATGTTAGGCAGACATGCCATGAAAGTGACATCAAAAGAACCAGAATGCGTAGGACCGTCAGCTCCAACCAGTCCAGCTCTGTCCATAGCAAATCTAACCGGAAGCTTTTGCAAATCTACGTCATGTACTACCTGTGGCATGAACGCAGAAGTCAATCTTTAAGTTTATATACTCTTTCAGTAATATTCTGACTACCTAAGAATAGCACCGTATGAGTTTTTTGAAGGACGATAAAAATGATGGAAGAAGTCAAAGATGAAAGAAACTAATAGCTTGCCTGGTCATAAGCTCTCTGCAAGAAAGACGAGTAAATTGCACAGAAAGGTTTTAGGCCTTCACAGGCCAGACCTGCAGCAAAAGTAACTGCATGCTGTTCTGCTATTCCAACATCAAAGCATCTTGTTGGAAAACGGCGGAGGAAGAGATTCAACCCTGTTCCACCTCCCATTGCAGCATGGATCGCAACAATATCTTTGTCCGCTTCAGCTTCGGCAATCAAAGCCTCTGCAAAGTATGTTGTGTAAGATTGTGTACTAGCACTGGCCTTGAATTGCTTTCCGGTTGCAGGATCAAACTTGGCCACTCCTGCAATATCAAAAGAAAACTACTTTATTCATCTTTCATTGACTTTATCCAAATTAAGCATATGCAGACGACATGAATGAGATCTTTTTAACTGCATTAAAGACGCTCAGTCTTCCTTCTATAGCATTATCAGCGAATAAATTGTTTCCATACAATAATGGATTTAATTTCAGAAAATAATTCAATGAATAATAATGCACTCGTGTGCTCAACTGCCTCTTCGGAAAGAAATGTATATTACCATGGTACTTGTCTGCCGCTTTTTCTGCATACGGATATCCCCGGCCTTTCTCAGTGACAAGGTGGATCAGGACAGGACCCGTTGTTTTGGTAATTTTAACCTCTTTGAGAATGGAAATAAGATCATCTATGTTGTGACCATCAACTGGACCTATATAATATAATCCAAGCTCTTCAAATAGTGATGAACCAGTACCACTGATCATTCCTCGAGCATACTCATCAACTTTTGCTGCCAGATTATGCACAGAGCCACCAATTTGTTTGGTAACTCCCTGCAAAAATCTCAAATCAAAGTTGAACCCTAATTAGACTTGGCGCATTTTTGGAATGCAAGTGTTTTCTTTATGCTTAATTATGTTTAGACTTCAGTATTACTTACCTTGGCAACCTCTCTTAATTCTCTGAGTGGCCTGTTTGATTGTAATCTACTGAGAGCACTACTCAAAGCTCCTACTGGCGGGATGGGTCCGTCGAGACTGGCAGTAGGTAAAGAAACCTGCTTATTGTCATTAAGGATAATAATCATGTCAGAATCAAGGTACCCCGCATTGTTCATGGCTTCATATGCTTGTCCTGCTGTCATGGCACCATCACCTATTACAGCAACTACATGATTGTTTCCTCCCCTTAGATCCCTCCCTACTGCCATCCCTGCATTTTCAATAACATCCCAGattataaaaaccaaaaacaggaACGGACCTTGCGACCTAAGAATGTAATCCGGACTCTAGAAATTAAATAGAAGTCAGTAAAAGGAATCTGATTTTTCCAGCGTGAGGATGATAACATTTTTCCATGGCATTAGATGCATGATGCAATATCAATTCGTAAATAGTTACATGAGAGTATAGTAAAAGGAATCTGATTTCTTTCATATAGACAATTATAGACATATTGTTAAAGTTAGGTTTCTAATTTGTTCTAGAATAAATAATCTTATCATTGCAGTCTGCAAAACTTACCGAGGGACATTCACTTGATCTGATCCCGATTGTTAAACGGAAACCTTTTACCTCATATCATCGGTTAATATTCTAATCTTAAACTCAATTGCTAACCAAAAAGGAACACTAACAAGTTCAATACACTTGAGTTGTCAATGTTGAGCAGAGAAGGAAATTACCCAAGCCTGCAGAGATAGTGGTAGAACTGTGACCAGTGCCAAAGCAATCGTACTCGCTCTCAGAGCGCTTAGTGAAGCCGGCCAACCCATTTGTCTGTCTCATGGTGTGCATCTTATCTCTCCTTCCAGTCAAGATTTTGTGTGGGTAAGACTAGACaaatcaataaacaaaattcaCAATCAAACATGGAAAAAGTTGAAGTTATCACATCAAAGCTTTTTCGATATCAGAAAAAGAGAGCAACCCAAGAAAGAAGGTGAGGTTGAAACCTGATGGCCAACATCCCACAAAATTCTGTCCTGAGGAGCATTGAACACATAGTGAACAGCCACAGTGAGCTCCACAACACCAAGGCTTGAACCCAGGTGTCCTCCAGTTTTAGAAACATTGAAGATCACATCAGACCTCAGTTCATCTGCTAGTTGCTTAAGCTCCTGAATTCAACAGTTAATTACCacaaacaaacaagaaaaattaaaaccaatgcaaatatatattaaaaaaaaaactaaattagGATAAAAAGGTTATGTACCTTGACAGAAAGATTTTTCATGTGAATTGGATAGTTGATGGTGTCCAATAGAGGAGTGGGAGGTCTCTGTGAGTAATactcctctctctctgacaGTGATGCACAAATCCCGCTTGGCCCTTTTCTCATCACCTGCTCCAAATGATAACAAAAaacaactaaattttttttctgaatgatgaaattgacattttaaacaAAACCCATTTATCCAAAACTCAAATCATCCATGAAATGAGTGCCTTTTCTGAAATCACAGGAAAGATGCAAACTTTTTCTGACCTGATTGAGCTTCTGCTGAGATGGGCATGGCAGAGATGTTCCCACAGAGAAGAGGGATTTCTGAGCATCTGCAGATGCTGCTGATCTGCTGATATCTGCAGGAAAAGAGAATGTGCAGAGAGCCATTGCATGTAGAATAACAAGGAATGGAGCTCAAGAACTTCAAGTTTGTGATAAGaggggaaaagaagaagaacccaGAAAAGGGTCTTGAGAAATGAAGGTCTCTGGGACTCTCAAGAGTTTATCCCATTGAAACGGTGATAGTGTCAGTGGGAGTTACAGAATAACatatgaagagagagagagagagagagagagagagtggatgGTTGGAAATTAAGAGCCTTTTTTCAACGACCAAAAATGGTGAGTTTGTAACTGTTATTACTTCCATTCCATAGCTTTGCTGTTTCTGGGTGACTGTTTTGCATGGGCATTCATTGGACCACGTCATCAGAAATCACAGGAAGGATAGAGTGGATGATAGGTATGAATAcaccaaaacatttttcaaattgTGTTGAATTACTGACGTGGCTATCCCAGGATTTGCCACATCAGCAATTTAATAGTTGACAAATTTTGTAGCGTATTGTGTTGGAGATCAACTATACACCAATGCAAGAATGCCATGTactgaaaatgaaatgaaatgatgtTGAATTGTTGAGTTGATTAGTCATACCAAAGAGTTGAAATAAAATGCTAATAACTAAGACATTTATTATATTAGAGCATTACAATTTTCCCTAGAAAAACAATATTACCTACACTAGGAGTGGGAGaatgggctaagcctcacaataggttagccataataatatggttcaaattcacgtTTAGtaagaatcgaatctaaaatctctcacttataagggaagaggaatagagaaattttatttgaaccctgCAATCTTATCTCTAtacccattgtttttttttttttttaaattatattccCATTTTGCCCTAAATAAAAAATGGGTgtagaaaaaaattattgaattaACAACCGACAAATGGGTGGGTCACCATAAATCAAGAGGGATTGTGGAGTTTGGTTGCTGGAATAGGAGGAATGTTGCCAGAGTTGGATTAGATTCGTAAGAGAAAAGAGAGCGGTTATGATGTTGCAGACGACAGCAGCCTCCACCTCCTCCTTGTCGGCCGCCGTCGAGTAGTGGGTCaccactctttctctctcaattttggtCTCTCGTTGTAACTATAAACCCTAATAGAAAAAAGTATGGTGCATACTCAAATTCACCGTTGCCACCCCCACCCAAATTCTCTATTTTTTCACTTTCGTCCATCATCATACCCAAAATCTTTAGAAAAACATCAACCCCATAATCAAAAACCAGCTTAATCCAcaactctctatctctctctctctctctctctctctctctctctctctctctctctctctctctctctcccccaagCCACAATCGGCGAGCTTAATTATTAGTtcattgaagaaaataaaataatcggAATAAGATCCATCCCTGTGGAGGTTTCTCAGAAAAACTGAACAGCGGCGAGTAAGCATAAAAGGTCGACGACAGTTGTTGCTGACGTGCCcgggtttctttgtttttttgaaGTTACTTTTTAGGGTAAATGGGAAGTTCATGAGGCAAAACTTTTAAGTTGGGTGTTGTGAGATAATatttgggttcaaataaaatttccctatcACTGGACCATAGTACTCAGTAGCCCCTCTTTCTGTTGTTAGAACCAAACTGATCACGACAGAGTTGTCATTTTCCATGTTCATGGTTAAAACCAAACAAATCATTACAAATTCGCCTTTTTCTTTTCATCGTGGTTAAATTTGAATGGATCATGAAAAAACTGTCTTTTCCTTGATTTTTGCAATTAAAACCAAACGAATTACGGCATAGACaccttttttcttaattttttcaattaaaaccAAACGGATTACGATAGAGCCACCCTTTCCTTAGTTTTTGCGGTCAAAACTAAACGAATCACGACAGAGCGTCATTTCCTTGATTTCTGAGCTTAGAACCAAACATATCATGACAAAGCCGTCTTTTCCTTAATTTATGCAGttaaaaccaaataaataaCGACAGAGCCACCTTTTCTTTGAATTTTGCAATTAAAACTAAACTGATCATTGGCAGAACAACATGTTTTCTTATTTTGCAATTAAAACCATAATGATCACAACAGAATTGCGGTTATAGCCagcggaaagggatcctctccggattccTTCATCCTAATCAACCAAGTTCGGGGATCCGggctattaaaatttgatccaacgactacaaacaggggctcactttaaaagttataataactttagctgttggatcaaatttcaatgatccgaaTCTCCAAACTTGATGAATTAGAAGGAAAGGATCCAGAGATGATCCTTTTCCATAGTCGGCACCCTGTTTTCTTATTTTACTCTGATGTTTGTTTCTTAGCATTTTGGTCTCATGGATGTCGAATGATTTATATTTTGGTCCTACAGCATCCCCCAACAAGATTTCAAATTTGAACTCAATGCTTAAACAGTTGCTTCATACATTTTGCAATGTGTtgttgatcggatcatatttatatatatttttacttcaaattcactcgtcttttcttagttagttccttatattttgagctatttacgttttttttgtgtttataggatttgtttatgcaaagaaaataaaaatggcacaaatgagttttaaataataaattcatcGAAAATTGCTTTAGTCGTTCTCATTTTGTCATGGGTTATTGGTAGAATTATGTCACGGATTATAGGTCATGGAAGTTAGGCTAAATTTATTAGGTATGCATTAGAAATTATATGGCATTAGAAATTATATGATATATCtaaaattgaagtgttttgcAGTTGGTgagtaaagaaaagaaacataaagaagctgcctttgcagctggaacaaatggaaaaaaaaggGATCCAAGAGACAGCAAAACGTGAAAGAATAAAATAAGggaagctgcctttgggcagtggaaaaataagaagaaaaaggagaatccAAGGCATGAGACACGGGGGAACAGATTTTATCCTTGCCTTAGCCACAcctctccaccaccattctctccaaattcagccaaaaatcacccctagccacaccacccatcaaccctaaacatttccataccattccccatccattctacaccataaaaaccacccaaaaccgtccaaaacctctagtgccgctgcttgcaaagaaggaggagtgcttggagttgtgctagccattccattggagttgttggagcattctaggtgtattctactttgtttttctatgtttaatatcaattgtttttgtttaattgcaagtatgaggaactaaaaccttacttagctagggggaagttcgaagccatgaacatgcttgaaatatgaattgatttcttccaattgtgatttaataagttgtgaatgcaattcaattaactactttctccaaaactaattcttgtatgttgattaaggatgcatatttagttttcatgcatgaatttgatgctaggatataaatgagtttcacctaatcgttacaagtttatattcattagtagtaaaggttgctagtcacaatcacgttaagtaaattcttggcaagagtatcatgcttttcatagttacgaatgcctcgtcaatgcttatagttttcacaaagtttaatgatctttgattgtatctctattgtgcttttcacgtaggggacttttgaagaatgttttgaattgttgtatgcgttttcccgtccaattcaataacttaaggaaaacttgaagattaaaaaagtgatgttcacggttaatctggagtattgaaattcacaacttattgaaagaacaactgaaaattaatttaggttgcatatgtgtcatgtgtggagaagaaccctctagctagtccgtcatttatcattttaccttaatttcatgtttttgtcaattctgtaatttaattaagtttaatttacttttcatcaaaaccaaacacccatccattattaaattatattatttatttagttttctttattgttagtcttttaatttaatttccgtccatttcagttcctagtgtttaatttaattgtttccattattttgagtcattttaagtgtgtttcgagttattagagtttttagcctagttttgtatccttgagtcttgtttaatatttttaaattaatttaggatagattagcaatccctcctaatccccggcctagaacgataccctacttacatctatactacaattgtcaaaaagagggtttaatttgtgtgtcaagttaattctcgcaccaaattttggcgccgttgccggggattagtaactttgctaatccctttatttttgtttttgtttatgtttatattggtgtttgtgtattttacttttgatatttgatttatttttctttctttgattttaggttcaaatggagccgagggaaatttaaaggaaagatgcgtccggctaaagacgttaaatcaagcgcttcttgggaggcaacccaagcattcaacgaagggagactttggaattgctaacccaatcagctttgcattcttccaccattatctttactgctttcattttgttttgtttagttagttgtgttatttggttgatttctgtgagtttgtgttatttagtttaagtgtgggggaaggttaaccaaagtctctttacattaatttacatataaaaaaaaaaaaaaggataaaatttaaaattaatgaaaaaaaaaaaacataaaaaaaaaaaaatttaaaaaaaaaaaaattattaaaaaataaataaaaaaataaaaaatacataaaaaaaattacataaaaaaaaaaaatgcaaatattttacaataatgtaaactaatagtattcattggtcgggtggtgcttcagtagtaggcggggcttcagcagtcggcggggccacagaaggaggaggcagcagaggttgatcagttggagcttcactacgcggtgccgctccagaagacgaaggcagatgttgttggaacaaacccacaaacctccgatgatcaagtaaaatttgaccatcggtgtcctgcatctggtcaatcttcctcttcatgctggtggcatagctgtgtgcgagcttgtgcaattccttattctcatgcttaagccctttaatctcttgtttgagactctgtatttcaaccaccaacgattcaacgtgacgggttcgagcatataggcgttgggccatgttggatacggaactcgcacactgcacactgagagccagagactccttaaccgccaattcatcagaccgtctagcgagcagtctgttatctttaggagtgacaatgttccgggccaccaccgctgcTGTCATAtcgttcttcatcaccgaagccccaacggtaaggggaccagtgggggatatgaaagaagggcgccatatgttgtctggtgaaggaggagctgcctcttcacgaatgttcaagtcaaaacgtcgATCAGAAGGGCCTGCCATTTTCTGAAGATGTTGAGAAAGAAGTGTCGGACTGATCAAGATttcggaagtgcaagaagggagtgtttactggAGGGATAAGTGTGTTGTGGAGCAagattaacgcctctataaaaaggaagaaatcaaagaggcgctcctcagaaattgaagaggcgtcctctcgcaaatcgaagagtcggggctcatTTCTCAAATgcctgattcttttctcaaaagaggagtttcctttctcaaaagccggattcttttctcaaatgaggcgtttaatttcttaaaagttgggcttgctcagaaaccacgagccgaatcCCGGATTTCGAAAGATCactttgtccagacgtgtcgtcactcgtcacatgcaaccggtagctttgcggaaattacgggcagctttgtcagaaagcgcgtaatttgtactattcatccatccaccggctaccgacaatgagtgagataacagttccggttgtgaagagaagtcctataagtttctaccttcgccttccacagcaaaggcacactctctcagcacttctctctcagcacttcttcatctctgaaaatgcattcccaaagaatcctcctaagttactctgtgttcctaattccttgggatactcttgcgaacaacccatttcaaagcaaaagtatttcatatcataaaggttgaaagcaagagtatctcatatcatgctttctccatgtccttctccttgtctttgttttccgacaaggagaaagagagcaatcagccagcatttggtatcaatcttccgatctggagccaactgcctggaaccccttcctgattgcttacctagccttgctctcgagtactcatcttcttcatcttatgcttccgttTTGTCTACCACATCTACTTGGGGGACAagtaagggaggtgaaaatgagaCCTCGAAGCATggggagacaatttgccaattcatcctcagctagggaaggagaaagaaagcaagaggtgggcacttggaaagattgaagaaagaatcaGACCAAAACAACTACCTTgtgcctgcccgccatgcagaggaaacaagcagagaagaatgcagctcgtACAATCAAACCAGCACAAGGAGTCCGagttgaagaactcgagaagcttcaacaacatttgGAGGGCACCTtagccaaagagcaaagcctcgcagtacaatagcataaaatcatcacttgcaagtgaaaagctaagtgtcaccctgttcaagaggaaagctgtggaaagtcaacaagcacgaccaatgattacttattagttttattcattatcttttatcgtaattttcaatttttcgtttgcaattttttttaattaattttcttgcgttacttaactgaattatttcttttctttgcaggaacttttggttatttccacccttgaagttgattgcagaattttagcttggggggtcatcgcttgattttactgcaaattaggaaagttttcagtccaattgctttattttgtttttttttattattttgtttattttatttatttttgcattatagtgttttctgacattggggacaatgtcaagtttaagtgtgggggtagaaatctctagaatttcatttgtttctgtgttgtgtttctgtgttgttgctttttgttttcttataaaaaaaaaaaaaaatcggaaaatttaaaaaatccaaaaatattgtcttgtttcccttattgttttgaattagatttttgttagtttcccgacccaatgatataattggatcaaatttgaaccatgatcatcaagaacttagttaacatgtgttttgtgaaattcctaattctcttgttagttttgtacatgtttgaccatctttgaaaaaccaaatgcacatagccttgttaatgtgaaattaAAGTATGATTTAAAGcctcatatgtgaatttagtgaccatatatatcctatgtgagtttttgagcctattgaaagtgtgtgtatttttcatacactcctattctttcatgtgtgatgaacttatgtgagatacatctctagaacttgcgtaacgatctttcgaaatgtttgtcattgattgcatgaacttggaaatgatagaggcattaggtttaccactatggcccaaataaccatgtttcccaaataaaaaggatatcattagattgccaatttgagctgtgtatgttgagccttttatttcttatcaccagatatgtctacccttatgcCTGAAacttttttccttaccctttccaagcaagctagtgagcaatgtgagattgttttatgagaaatgtttgtgaagtactttgaaggtgtttggcaaaagaataagtgtgggggtatttcatgtttgtattaaaaaaaaaaaaaaaaaaaaaaaaaaaaaaaaaaaaaagaaagattgtatacaaagaaaatgaaaagttgtttaattttcagtttaagggtgtggttggaggtttaagaagaatcgttggagagcttgagttcttataaatctaaagaaaagaattacttgcaatgtagcttggaacttgtgttttcctattctttcaataaccatatccataagcctcattacatccaataaaagtcctcttgatttaagttttgcaattatgactgtggagaagcgatctttatgcaagcttatggtagaactttcacatttgattctttgagcgaaacacattaaaactaaacacatgtgtgattgagtgcatactCCGTGAGAAtgttgctagtttgcatatgatgattttaaaaatataaaaattttgaaattgcattagtatggctatctcacacactacacttcaaggatgattcaaagattactgctaatatttgaataaggaagatgaacttggattagttccttgatgctagctatggttcttgatgatttgttttcttgaatgaaattctatgagggtcacatagagggaagctaatgtttttcatgttattactttttcatgttttctttgttttgctcgaggactagcaaaagttaagtgtgggggtatttgatcggatcatatttatatatatttttacttcaaattcactcgtcttttcttagttagttccttatattttgagctatttacgttttttttgtgtttataggatttgtttatgcaaagaaaataaaaatggcacaaatgagttttaaataataaattcatcGAAAATTGCTTTAGTCGTTCTCATTTTGTCATGGGTTATTGGTAGAATTATGTCACGGATTATAGGTCATGGAAGTTAGGCTAAATTTATTAGGTATGCATTAGAAATTATATGGCATTAGAAATTATATGATATATCtaaaattgaagtgttttgcAGTTGGTgagtaaagaaaagaaacataaagaagctgcctttgcagctggaacaaatggaaaaaaaaggGATCCAAGAGACAGCAAAACGTGAAAGAATAAAATAAGggaagctgcctttgggcagtggaaaaataagaagaaaaaggagaatccAAGGCATGAGACACGGGGGAACAGATTTTATCCTTGCCTTAGCCACAcctctccaccaccattctctccaaattcagccaaaaatcacccctagccacaccacccatcaaccctaaacatttccataccattccccatccattctacaccataaaaaccacccaaaaccgtccaaaacctctagtgccgctgcttgcaaaga
Proteins encoded in this window:
- the LOC126597174 gene encoding probable 1-deoxy-D-xylulose-5-phosphate synthase, chloroplastic — protein: MALCTFSFPADISRSAASADAQKSLFSVGTSLPCPSQQKLNQVMRKGPSGICASLSEREEYYSQRPPTPLLDTINYPIHMKNLSVKELKQLADELRSDVIFNVSKTGGHLGSSLGVVELTVAVHYVFNAPQDRILWDVGHQSYPHKILTGRRDKMHTMRQTNGLAGFTKRSESEYDCFGTGHSSTTISAGLGMAVGRDLRGGNNHVVAVIGDGAMTAGQAYEAMNNAGYLDSDMIIILNDNKQVSLPTASLDGPIPPVGALSSALSRLQSNRPLRELREVAKGVTKQIGGSVHNLAAKVDEYARGMISGTGSSLFEELGLYYIGPVDGHNIDDLISILKEVKITKTTGPVLIHLVTEKGRGYPYAEKAADKYHGVAKFDPATGKQFKASASTQSYTTYFAEALIAEAEADKDIVAIHAAMGGGTGLNLFLRRFPTRCFDVGIAEQHAVTFAAGLACEGLKPFCAIYSSFLQRAYDQVVHDVDLQKLPVRFAMDRAGLVGADGPTHSGSFDVTFMACLPNMVVMAPSDEAELFHMVATAAAIDDRPSCFRYPRGNGVGVELPLGNKGTPLEVGKGRILIEGERVALLGYGAAVQSCLAASSLVESHGLRLTVADARFCKPLDRALIRSLAKSHEILITVEEGSIGGFGSHVAHFLALDGLLDGKLKWRPIVLPDRYIDHGSPVDQLAEAGLTPSHIAATVFNMLGQSREALEIVS